In one Ochotona princeps isolate mOchPri1 chromosome 16, mOchPri1.hap1, whole genome shotgun sequence genomic region, the following are encoded:
- the GALNS gene encoding N-acetylgalactosamine-6-sulfatase, whose product MAAVAAGSGWWPLLLLLVAVGPGSTGAARPPNILLLLMDDMGWGDLGVNGEPSRETPNLDRMAAEGMLFPNFYSANPLCSPSRAALLTGRLPIRNGFYTTNAHARNAYTPQEIVGGIPDSELLLPELLRKAGYVSKIVGKWHLGHRPQFHPLKHGFDEWFGSPNCHFGPYDNRARPNIPVYRDQEMVGRFYEEFPINLKTGEANLTQIYLEEALDFIRKQQAQARPFFLYWAIDATHAPVYASKPFLGTSRRGRYGDAVREVDASVGRILQLLQELHIADSSFVFFTSDNGAALISAPTQGGSNGPFLCGKQTTFEGGVREPAIAWWPGHIPAGQVSHQLGSLMDLFTTSLALAGLKPPSDRVIDGLDLLPAALHGQLTHRPIFHYRGNTLMAVTLGQYKAHLWTWTNSWEEFRQGIDFCPGQDIPGVTTHTQEEHTKLPLIFHLGRDPGERYPLSFTSSEYREALRKVGPVVQQHQETLVPGQPQLNVCNRAVMNWAPPGCEKLGKCLPPPSSAPEKCPWPH is encoded by the exons ATGGGTTGGGGTGACCTGGGGGTGAACGGGGAACCCTCCCGAGAGACCCCAAATCTGGATCGGATGGCCGCTGAGGGCATGCTGTTCCCAAACTTCTACTCTGCCAACCCTCTCTGCTCTCCGT CCAGGGCAGCCCTGCTCACAGGGCGGCTGCCCATCCGCAACGGCTTCTATACCACCAACGCGCATGCCAGGAACG CGTACACACCGCAGGAGATTGTGGGCGGCATTCCTGACTCGGAGCTCCTCCTCCCCGAGCTCCTACGCAAAGCTGGTTATGTCAGCAAGATTGTGGGCAAGTG GCACCTGGGTCACAGGCCCCAGTTCCACCCCCTGAAGCATGGATTCGATGAGTGGTTTGGATCCCCCAACTGTCACTTTGGACCCTATGACAACAGGGCCAGGCCCAACATCCCTGTGTACAGGGATCAGGAGATGGTTGGCAG ATTCTACGAAGAATTTCCCATCAATCTAAAGACAGGTGAAGCCAATCTCACTCAGATCTACTTAGAG GAAGCCCTGGACTTCATTAGGAAGCAGCAGGCACAGGCTCGCCCCTTCTTCCTGTACTGGGCCATCGACGCCACCCATGCGCCTGTTTATGCCTCCAAGCCCTTCCTGGGTACCAGTCGGCGAGGGCG ATACGGGGACGCAGTGCGTGAAGTAGATGCCAGCGTTGGGAGGATCCTGCAGCTGTTGCAGGAGCTGCACATTGCAGACAGCTCCTTTGTCTTCTTCACGTCTGACAACGGGGCCGCCCTCATCTCTGCTCCCACACAAG GCGGCAGCAACGGCCCCTTCCTGTGTGGGAAGCAGACGACATTTGAAGGCGGAGTCAGGGAGCCTGCCATTGCATGGTGGCCTGGCCACATCCCTGCAGGCCAG GTGAGCCACCAGCTGGGCAGCCTGATGGACCTGTTTACCACCAGCCTGGCCCTCGCGGGCCTAAAGCCACCCAGCGACAGGGTAATCGATGGCCTggacctgctccctgctgccctgcatGGCCAGCTGACACACAG GCCAATATTCCATTACCGTGGCAACACCCTGATGGCAGTCACTCTTGGCCAGTACAAGGCCCACCTGTGGACATGGACCAACTCCTGGGAGGAGTTCAGACAG GGAATCGACTTCTGCCCTGGGCAGGACATTCCAGGGGTCACGACCCACACCCAGGAGGAGCACACAAAGCTGCCCCTGATCTTCCACCTGGGCCGAGACCCTGGGGAGAGATACCCGCTCAG CTTCACCAGCAGTGAGTACCGGGAGGCCCTGCGCAAGGTGGGCCCGGTGGTGCAGCAGCACCAGGAGACCTTGGTTCCCGGGCAGCCCCAACTCAACGTGTGCAACCGCGCAGTCATG AACTGGGCGCCCCCCGGCTGTGAGAAGTTAGGCAAGTGCCTACCGCCGCCCTCATCCGCCCCGGAGAAGTGCCCCTGGCCCCACTAG
- the APRT gene encoding adenine phosphoribosyltransferase yields the protein MADAELELVARRVRAFPDFPVPGVLFRDISPLLKDPDSFRASIRLLARHLKETHGGGIDYIAGLDSRGFLFGPSLAQELGLGCVLIRKRGKLPGPTLSASYALEYGKAELEIQKDALEPGQKVVIVDDLLATGGTMRAACELLGQLRAEVLECVSLVELTTLRGRDKLQPVPVFSLLQYD from the exons ATGGCGGACGCCGAGCTGGAGCTGGTGGCGCGGCGGGTCCGCGCCTTCCCCGACTTCCCGGTGCCGGGCGTGCTGTTCAG GGACATTTCGCCACTGCTAAAGGACCCCGACTCCTTCCGCGCCTCCATCCGCCTCCTGGCCCGGCACCTGAAGGAGACTCACGGCGGGGGCATCGACTACATCGCAG GCCTGGACTCGCGGGGCTTCCTGTTCGGCCCTTCCCTGGcgcaggagctgggcctgggctgcgTGCTCATCCGCAAACGTGGGAAGCTGCCGGGCCCCACCTTGTCAGCCTCCTACGCGCTGGAGTACGGGAAG GCTGAGCTGGAGATCCAGAAGGACGCCCTGGAGCCTGGACAGAAGGTGGTCATCGTGGATGACCTGTTGGCTACTGGAG GGACCATGCGGGCAGCCTGTGAGCTGCTGGGCCAGCTGCGGGCCGAGGTGCTAGAGTGCGTGAGCCTAGTGGAGCTGACCACGCTGCGGGGCCGCGACAAGCTGCAGCCAGTGCCCGTCTTTTCCTTGCTGCAGTATGACTGA
- the CDT1 gene encoding DNA replication factor Cdt1 isoform X1, with translation MAQRRLTDFFARRRPGPGAPLRAKAACRTPSPAKLARLSPPTGPPVPGSGRKRARRSPESSEESAPPARRRLRLLAPVPGTGSLDSPPAVAQDLQEACPQPPRAAPAAKPAKAKYSASELRSCLRRARALGARARALQASAPEAAAEPSAPKAQDGDEPPSGSQAPAYQRFHALAQPGAPGLVLPYKYQVLAEMFRSMDTIVAMLHNRSETATFAKVQRGVQDMMHKRFEERNVGQIRTVYPEGYRFRQEQNVPTFRDGVSRSQYQLTVEPLLGQGANSTAPPFTATCLLQRRQIFGQNLLRRVQEHHQAFLATLNPPMAVPEEMLRRWHPRFNVDEVPDIEPAELPQPPAAQRPSTAQEVLARARSFMSPRMDKALRDLALRSAEPSGPEPPISALPATPPATPPPVSPSALKGVSQSLLERVRAKELQKRLAQMTRCPEQEQRLQRLQRLPELARVLRAVFVAERKPALSMQVACDRLQDSCGSTSPGEMEQCVLLLSELLPDWLSLHRVRTDTYIKLDKAADLAGIFARLARQARVEGL, from the exons ATGGCGCAGCGCCGCCTCACCGACTTCTTCGCGCGCCGCCGCCCGGGGCCCGGAGCGCCGCTGCGGGCCAAGGCGGCCTGCCGCACCCCGAGTCCCGCCAAGCTCGCCAGGCTGTCGCCGCCGACCGGCCCTCCGGTCCCAGGCAGCGGCCGCAAGCGCGCGCGCCGGTCCCCCGAGTCCAGCGAGGAGTCGGCGCCGCCCGCGCGCAGGAGGCTGCGGCTGCTGGCCCCG GTTCCCGGCACCGGCTCCCTGGACAGCCCCCCGGCGGTGGCCCAGGACTTGCAggaggcctgtccccagccccccaGGGCGGCCCCCGCAGCCAAGCCCGCCAAGGCCAAGTACAGCGCGTCGGAGCTCCGGTCTTGCCTGCGGCGGGCGCGGGCGCTGGGGGCAAGGGCGCGCGCGCTGCAGGCCAGTGCCCCGGAGGCCGCTGCCGAGCCCAGCGCGCCCAAGGCCCAGGATGGGGACGAGCCGCCCAG CGGCTCGCAGGCGCCGGCCTACCAGCGCTTCCATGCCCTGGCCCAGCCGGGCGCCCCGGGCCTGGTGCTGCCCTACAAGTACCAAGTGCTGGCCGAGATGTTCCGCAGCATGGACACCATAGTGGCCATGCTGCACAACCGCTCCGAGACCGCCACCTTCGCCAAGGTCCAGCGGGGCGTCCAGGACATGATGCACAA GCGCTTCGAGGAGCGCAACGTGGGCCAGATCAGGACCGTGTATCCCGAGGGCTACCGCTTCCGCCAGGAGCAGAACGTGCCCACCTTCAGGGACGGGGTCAGCAGGTCGCAATACCAGCTCACTGTGGAGCCGCTGCTGGGCCAGG GAGCCAACAGTACAGCACCCCCGTTCACGGCCACCTGCCTGCTGCAGCGGCGACAGATCTTCGGCCAGAACCTGCTGCGGCGCGTCCAGGAGCACCACCAG GCCTTCCTGGCCACCCTGAACCCCCCGATGGCAGTGCCCGAGGAGATGCTGAGACGCTGGCACCCACGCTTCAATGTGGATGAGGTACCCGACATCGAGCCAGCTGAGCTGCCCCAGCCACCCGCTGCCCAGAGGCCCAGCACTGCCCAGGAGGTGCTGGCCCGTGCCCGCAGCTTCATGTCACCCAGG ATGGACAAGGCCCTGCGTGACCTTGCTCTGCGCTCAGCTGAACCCAGCGGCCCCGAGCCTCCCATCTCGGCTCTGCCGGCCACCCCACCAGCCACGCCGCCTCCAGTCTCTCCCAGTGCCCTGAAAGGTGTGTCCCAGTCACTGCTGGAGCGG GTGCGTGCCAAGGAGCTGCAGAAGCGCCTGGCACAGATGACGCGGTGCCCAGAGCAGGAGCAGCGGCTGCAGCGGCTGCAGCGGCTACCTGAGCTGGCCCGTGTGCTGCGCGCTGTGTTCGTGGCCGAGCGTAAGCCAGCGCTCTCCATGCAGGTGGCCTGTGATCGGCTGCAGGACAGCTGTGGCAGCACGAGTCCCG GGGAGATGGAGCAGTGTGTGCTGCTGCTATCTGAGCTGCTGCCCGACTGGCTGAGCCTGCACCGCGTCCGCACTGACACCTACATCAAGCTGGACAAGGCTGCTGACCTGGCTGGCATCTTTGCCCGGCTGGCCCGCCAGGCCCGCGTGGAGGGGCTGTGA
- the CDT1 gene encoding DNA replication factor Cdt1 isoform X2: protein MAQRRLTDFFARRRPGPGAPLRAKAACRTPSPAKLARLSPPTGPPVPGSGRKRARRSPESSEESAPPARRRLRLLAPVPGTGSLDSPPAVAQDLQEACPQPPRAAPAAKPAKAKYSASELRSCLRRARALGARARALQASAPEAAAEPSAPKAQDGDEPPSGSQAPAYQRFHALAQPGAPGLVLPYKYQVLAEMFRSMDTIVAMLHNRSETATFAKVQRGVQDMMHKRFEERNVGQIRTVYPEGYRFRQEQNVPTFRDGVSRSQYQLTVEPLLGQGANSTAPPFTATCLLQRRQIFGQNLLRRVQEHHQAFLATLNPPMAVPEEMLRRWHPRFNVDEVPDIEPAELPQPPAAQRPSTAQEVLARARSFMSPRVRAKELQKRLAQMTRCPEQEQRLQRLQRLPELARVLRAVFVAERKPALSMQVACDRLQDSCGSTSPGEMEQCVLLLSELLPDWLSLHRVRTDTYIKLDKAADLAGIFARLARQARVEGL from the exons ATGGCGCAGCGCCGCCTCACCGACTTCTTCGCGCGCCGCCGCCCGGGGCCCGGAGCGCCGCTGCGGGCCAAGGCGGCCTGCCGCACCCCGAGTCCCGCCAAGCTCGCCAGGCTGTCGCCGCCGACCGGCCCTCCGGTCCCAGGCAGCGGCCGCAAGCGCGCGCGCCGGTCCCCCGAGTCCAGCGAGGAGTCGGCGCCGCCCGCGCGCAGGAGGCTGCGGCTGCTGGCCCCG GTTCCCGGCACCGGCTCCCTGGACAGCCCCCCGGCGGTGGCCCAGGACTTGCAggaggcctgtccccagccccccaGGGCGGCCCCCGCAGCCAAGCCCGCCAAGGCCAAGTACAGCGCGTCGGAGCTCCGGTCTTGCCTGCGGCGGGCGCGGGCGCTGGGGGCAAGGGCGCGCGCGCTGCAGGCCAGTGCCCCGGAGGCCGCTGCCGAGCCCAGCGCGCCCAAGGCCCAGGATGGGGACGAGCCGCCCAG CGGCTCGCAGGCGCCGGCCTACCAGCGCTTCCATGCCCTGGCCCAGCCGGGCGCCCCGGGCCTGGTGCTGCCCTACAAGTACCAAGTGCTGGCCGAGATGTTCCGCAGCATGGACACCATAGTGGCCATGCTGCACAACCGCTCCGAGACCGCCACCTTCGCCAAGGTCCAGCGGGGCGTCCAGGACATGATGCACAA GCGCTTCGAGGAGCGCAACGTGGGCCAGATCAGGACCGTGTATCCCGAGGGCTACCGCTTCCGCCAGGAGCAGAACGTGCCCACCTTCAGGGACGGGGTCAGCAGGTCGCAATACCAGCTCACTGTGGAGCCGCTGCTGGGCCAGG GAGCCAACAGTACAGCACCCCCGTTCACGGCCACCTGCCTGCTGCAGCGGCGACAGATCTTCGGCCAGAACCTGCTGCGGCGCGTCCAGGAGCACCACCAG GCCTTCCTGGCCACCCTGAACCCCCCGATGGCAGTGCCCGAGGAGATGCTGAGACGCTGGCACCCACGCTTCAATGTGGATGAGGTACCCGACATCGAGCCAGCTGAGCTGCCCCAGCCACCCGCTGCCCAGAGGCCCAGCACTGCCCAGGAGGTGCTGGCCCGTGCCCGCAGCTTCATGTCACCCAGG GTGCGTGCCAAGGAGCTGCAGAAGCGCCTGGCACAGATGACGCGGTGCCCAGAGCAGGAGCAGCGGCTGCAGCGGCTGCAGCGGCTACCTGAGCTGGCCCGTGTGCTGCGCGCTGTGTTCGTGGCCGAGCGTAAGCCAGCGCTCTCCATGCAGGTGGCCTGTGATCGGCTGCAGGACAGCTGTGGCAGCACGAGTCCCG GGGAGATGGAGCAGTGTGTGCTGCTGCTATCTGAGCTGCTGCCCGACTGGCTGAGCCTGCACCGCGTCCGCACTGACACCTACATCAAGCTGGACAAGGCTGCTGACCTGGCTGGCATCTTTGCCCGGCTGGCCCGCCAGGCCCGCGTGGAGGGGCTGTGA